TCGCCGCGGGCGAACCGTCGAGCCCGCCGGCCGCGGCCGGCGCGCAGCCCACCAGCCCCGGCGGCGCGCCGTCGGGCAGTGTGAGCTTCTTTGGCGCCGAGTCGGCCGCCGACCGGGTGGTCTACGTGATCGACAACTCGGGCAGCATGCAGCGGGGCCGGCTGGAGACCTCGCTCATGGAGCTGCGCCGCAGCATCCGCCAGTTGAGCGAGTCGCAATCGTTTTACGTGGTGGTCTACAGCGACCAGGCGTACCCGATGTTCTTCCCCGATTCGACCATGGAGATGCTGCCGGCCACACGGCCAAACCAGAAGAAACTGATCGCCTGGCTGGGCGAAGTGGAGATGTGCATGGGGGGCCGGTTGTTGGACGCCATGGAGTTGGCGGCGTCGCTCGACCCGCACGCGGTGTTCGTCCTGTCGGACGGCGACATCCGCAGCGACTACGTGATGCGCAGCATGACCGAAGAGAGTGACTGGGAGTTCACCGTCCACACCGTCGGCATGACGGTGCGCAACGCCGACCACGCCGGCCGCCTGCAAGCGATCGCCCAAGCGCACGGCGGCCAGTACCGCAACGTGGAGGTCCACCCCGGGGCGCTCAAGCTCTCGCTCCGCCGCCCCGTGCCGTACCACCGGGAGCCGGGGCCGGTGTGGGGCTCGCAGGTGCGGGCGTGGGGGAAGTAGGGGGAAAGACGAATGACGAATGCGCGCCCGACAGGTTCGTCATTCGGGCATTCGTCATTCAGCGACGCGCTGATTCGTAGCGGTTCGGCCCCAGTCGCGCTCAGCGGTTTCGCAGCAAGAAAACGCCCAACAAGTGCGTCGCGTAATACAGCCCCACGCCGGTCAACGAGATCAGCCCGAGCGCGGCGAACATCTTTGGCGTGTCGAGCCGGAACTGGCCTTCGAACACGGCCGAGGCGAGTCCTGATTGGGCGCCCGCCGCGCCGGTGACGAACTCGGCCACCACCGCGCCCACCAGGCTCAGGTTCACCGCGGTCTTCAGCCCGGCCAAGAAGTAGGGCGTCGCCGACGGGGCGAGCAGCAGCCGCAGCCTTTGCCAGCGGCTGGCGCCGTACAGATCGAACAGGTCGCGGAGGCCGGGGTCGGCGCTCTTCAGGCCGGCGGTGGTGGAGGCCAAGATCGGGAAGAACGCCACGATCGTCGCGCACGCCAGCAGCACCAGGTCGGTCCGCTCGATCCACAACAGCAGCAGCGGGGCGATCGCCACCAGGGGGGTCACTTGGAGCACCACGGCGTACGGCGCCAGGCTCAGCTCCAGCAACGGCGAGGCGCTAAACAGCACGGCCAACACCACGCCCATCGCGACCGCCAGGGCGAGCGCGGCGAGTGTCGTGCCGAGCGTCACCCGCCAGGCGGCCGACAGCCCGGGCCACTCCGCCACGATCGTCTGAGCCACGACGCTCGGCGCGGGCGCGATGTAGGTTGGCACGTCGCGCACGCGGACGATCGCTTCCCACGCCCCGAGCACCACCGCGGCGACCACGAGCGGCGCGATCAGCCTGAACAGCCATCGGCGGCGGGATTGGCGGCGGTCTGGTTGCATGGTGCTTCTGATAGGGGGAACCGCCAAGACGCCAAGGACGCCAAGACGCGCCAGGAAGAAGAGAAATTAGATGGGACTGTCTGGATACAGGTGACAGGTCTTCCTTATTCCTGTGAATCGTGTCGAGGTATAAACTATTTTCTATTGGCGCGTCTTGGCGTCCTTGGCGTCTTGGCGGTTATTGCTTAACTGTATGCGAGCGCCGCCGACGCCCGCTCGCACAACGCCGCGTAGCGCGGGTCGCTGCGGGTCGACGCGTCGCGGGGCCTCGGCAGGTCGATCGCGATTTCCTCGGCGATGCGTCCCGGGCCGGCCGACATCACCAGCACCCGGTCGGAGAGGTAGACCGACTCGTACACGCTGTGCGTGACAAACAGCACGGTCCACTGGTGCTCGGCCCACAGACCCAGCAGCTCGTCGCCGAGCCTCTGGCGGGTGATCTCGTCGAGCGCGGCGAACGGCTCGTCGAGCAGCAGCAGCCGCGGCGCCGTCACGAGCGCCCGGGCGAGCGACACCCGCATCCGCATGCCGCCCGACAGTTGGCTCGGCCGCAGCCGGGCGGAGTCGGCCAGGCCGACCCGCTCCAGCGCCGCGTCTACCCGCTCGCACGCGGCCGGCCGCGACTCGCCGCGCAGCCGGAGCGGCAGATAAACGTTGTCCCACGCCGTGGCCCACGGCATGAGCGTGGGGTCTTGGAAAACGAACGCCACCTCGTCCTTGGCGGCCGCAACGCCGACGCGTCCGGCCGTGGGCCCGCCGAGCCCCGCCACGAGCCTCAGCACCGTGCTCTTGCCGCAGCCGCTGGGGCCCAGGAGGCTGACGAATTCTCCCGACGCGATCGCAGCCGACAGGTCGTCGAGCACCGCCGCCGCGCCGCGGCCGAAGGACTTGGCGACGCTTTCCAGACGCACGGCGGCCGGGAGTGGGCTGGGCTCGGGGGGAGTCATCCCGTCGGGGGCGCTGGCAGGGGGGCGCTGTTGGGGGGGCAGGGAGAGGCGCCGCACAGGGCGGGGCGAGACGCCGCGATCGTAGCCCGCCGCCGCCGGCGCCACAACGCGACACGCCGCCACGGCGGCTGCTCGGAGGCTTCGTGGGACTACTTTACGTGGTTCGCCCCCCCGCTTATCTTGGGGCCCACCCGTCTGGCAGGGGCGTCGGTTGGTGGAACCGACGCGGCAGACGGATCGCTTTTCTGGCGAAATCTTTTCATACAAACTGACAGGGCGGAGGTTGTGATGGCGTTGGCTATTAGACGCATGGTGGGGGCGCTGCCCACCAGAAGATCCGCCTCGGCCTGTTCCGTCTGCTTGGCGTTGGCTGCGATCTTGCTCGCCGCGTCGCCGGCCTCGGCGCAAGACGCCGCGGCCGCCGTCCCCACGCTCGAAGAGGTCGCCGCCAAGGCGGACGAGGCCGCCCTGGCCGCCCACAACGGCTGGATGCTCACCAGCTGCGCGCTGGTGCTGTTCATGACCGCCCCCGGTTTGGCGATGTTCTACGGCGGCCTGGTGCGCAAGAAGAACGTGCTGAGCGTCCTGATGCAGTGCATCTTCCTGATGGGCCTGATGACCGTGCTGTGGGCCCTGTACGGCTACTCGCTCGCCTTCGGCGGCGACAACCCCTACATCGGCAACGGCGATTACCTCTTCATGGACGGCGTCCAGCGCTTCTGGAACGAGGAGACCGGCGCGCCCGAGACGCCGATGGCCGACGCCATCCCGCGGCTCACCCACATGCTGTTCCAGGGCATGTTCTTCATCATCACCCCCGCGCTGATCTGCGGCGCCTTCGCCGAGCGGATGAAATTCAGCGCGATGACGCTGTTCGTTGTCCTCTGGGGGACGTTCGTCTATTGCCCGCTGTGCCACTGGGTGTGGGGCGGCGGCATCTTGGCCTTTGGCGCCGACGGCG
The Pseudobythopirellula maris DNA segment above includes these coding regions:
- a CDS encoding ABC transporter ATP-binding protein, which produces MRLESVAKSFGRGAAAVLDDLSAAIASGEFVSLLGPSGCGKSTVLRLVAGLGGPTAGRVGVAAAKDEVAFVFQDPTLMPWATAWDNVYLPLRLRGESRPAACERVDAALERVGLADSARLRPSQLSGGMRMRVSLARALVTAPRLLLLDEPFAALDEITRQRLGDELLGLWAEHQWTVLFVTHSVYESVYLSDRVLVMSAGPGRIAEEIAIDLPRPRDASTRSDPRYAALCERASAALAYS
- a CDS encoding ABC transporter permease, with product MQPDRRQSRRRWLFRLIAPLVVAAVVLGAWEAIVRVRDVPTYIAPAPSVVAQTIVAEWPGLSAAWRVTLGTTLAALALAVAMGVVLAVLFSASPLLELSLAPYAVVLQVTPLVAIAPLLLLWIERTDLVLLACATIVAFFPILASTTAGLKSADPGLRDLFDLYGASRWQRLRLLLAPSATPYFLAGLKTAVNLSLVGAVVAEFVTGAAGAQSGLASAVFEGQFRLDTPKMFAALGLISLTGVGLYYATHLLGVFLLRNR
- a CDS encoding vWA domain-containing protein, with amino-acid sequence MPPEATLSEPTSQLAAADERLAALERESRSLRRQLERLRREGDSDGARQVAARLRSTQHRTTHERATPARAAKTEPSPTHPPARSHGKTPSLATTPSHAKKQLVRKRRARSLRRRPLHVSLLAHGVMLLAAALASFASFSEEPLTLWAGVAEAESLAEMPPLVEFAALEDTPETPAESPAEFEPLVDLVAFEAPAIEAPPAPSLAFQPMTLGAAAMLAVAAGEPSSPPAAAGAQPTSPGGAPSGSVSFFGAESAADRVVYVIDNSGSMQRGRLETSLMELRRSIRQLSESQSFYVVVYSDQAYPMFFPDSTMEMLPATRPNQKKLIAWLGEVEMCMGGRLLDAMELAASLDPHAVFVLSDGDIRSDYVMRSMTEESDWEFTVHTVGMTVRNADHAGRLQAIAQAHGGQYRNVEVHPGALKLSLRRPVPYHREPGPVWGSQVRAWGK